One region of Deinococcus aerolatus genomic DNA includes:
- a CDS encoding alpha/beta fold hydrolase yields the protein MVTTQMLTVRDTRLFARIVGPAHQPPLICLHGGPGLDHTEFADYLDPLADTVRLVLIDQRAQGRSERNAPPETWTLEQMADDVSAVAEALGAEKYAVFGHSYGAFVALQHAVTHTDAAATIACCGVGSSRWLADVPAKLETFEPLNLREQVRRSWADEVNVHTEVDFARLMHEQMPWHFSDPLDPRIADFNARVDAMNPRYAPDVLRQFSAAGYGGIEVEDKLGGISQPLLVLGGRHDRTCPPEASELIASQTPNAELHIFEESGHMPFIEQSQEFLAVTRAFLRRTLG from the coding sequence ATGGTCACCACCCAGATGCTCACTGTTCGTGACACCCGGTTGTTCGCGCGGATCGTCGGACCTGCACATCAGCCGCCGCTGATCTGCTTACACGGTGGACCTGGCCTGGACCACACAGAATTTGCGGATTACCTTGACCCCCTCGCCGATACCGTGCGCCTGGTCCTGATCGATCAGCGGGCACAGGGCCGGAGTGAACGAAACGCGCCGCCAGAAACCTGGACGCTAGAACAGATGGCCGATGATGTGTCGGCTGTCGCTGAGGCGCTGGGCGCGGAAAAGTACGCGGTGTTCGGGCACTCTTACGGAGCGTTCGTGGCCTTGCAGCACGCCGTGACCCACACGGACGCCGCAGCAACCATCGCCTGCTGTGGGGTAGGATCGTCGCGCTGGCTGGCGGACGTTCCCGCAAAGCTCGAAACTTTCGAGCCACTCAACTTGCGGGAACAGGTGCGGCGCTCGTGGGCAGATGAGGTCAACGTCCACACCGAAGTGGATTTTGCCCGGTTGATGCACGAACAGATGCCCTGGCACTTCAGTGATCCGCTCGACCCGCGCATCGCCGATTTTAATGCCCGCGTAGACGCCATGAATCCTCGTTACGCGCCGGATGTGCTGCGACAGTTCAGCGCAGCGGGATACGGTGGGATTGAGGTTGAGGATAAGTTGGGTGGGATATCCCAGCCGCTCCTGGTGTTGGGCGGACGCCATGACCGGACTTGCCCGCCGGAAGCAAGTGAATTGATCGCCTCGCAAACGCCGAATGCAGAGCTGCATATCTTTGAAGAGAGTGGCCATATGCCGTTCATCGAGCAGTCTCAGGAGTTTCTGGCCGTCACCCGGGCGTTCTTGAGACGGACGCTGGGCTGA